Below is a genomic region from Candidatus Neomarinimicrobiota bacterium.
CATAATCAATGGGGTAGTTTTGAATATCTAAAATCACTCCTGTAAGTTTCTGGGTTGCAGTCAATGTTGAAAGCACCATCCCAAAGAGAAGAAGATTCATCACTGGTTTAAGCATAAAAAAAACCCTTTCAAAAAGGGGTTATGACCGAAGGAAAGTTCAATCGTATCATAACCTTTGTCCCGAAAGTTAGTGGATACACGATATTACTCAGGTTTCCTGACTTATGCCGTCTAGGAAATCCCAGCCTTCTCCTTTCGGATGGCACTTTGGGTTTCCACGACAATTACAGTAGCGGGAACTGTGTCGGTTTTCCACCGACTTCCCTGACGTTCAACCGTGTCAATTAATCCTCAAATGTTACGGATTTACTTCAATTTATCGCAAGGACTAATTGCATACCCCATTGGAAGAAGGCTTGTGTTTCCAGAGATCTCCGCAATAAATTTAACGTCTATATTTGAGATGAAATAATATGAATTCCAACCTCTATACTATCAATGTTTCCGTAGCAAACCTGTATGAGAGACCTGATTTCAATTCTCCGGTTGTAACACAGGGACTTTTAGGGGAAGAGTGTGATATCCTTGATGAAAAAAATAATTGGGTTAAAATCCGTCAATGGGATAAATATGTTAGCTGGATGAATCGATTCTCTGGATTTGCGAATACCAAACATTATTCAGGTTCGCATTTCGTTATGGATTTGCATGGAATTGTATTCCAAAATATCGCTCATACCATTCCAATTCGCGATGTGACCTTTGGCTCCAAGTTGGATGCAGTTCCTTTGGATGAAGCAAATACCTATTCGGTCCAATTACCCGATGGGTCTGATGGGTATTACCGAGGCGATTTAATGCACAATTTCCCCGACCCCACGCGGGAGGAACTGGTGCTTACGGCAAAACGATTTTTGGGATCTCCTTATATTTGGGGCGGAAAGTCTCCCAAAGGATTTGATTGTTCCGGATTTGTTCAGACAGTTTTCCACTCTTTAGGAATTGATTTGCCCAGAGATGCCATCCAACAGTACGAATGTTTAAAGGTAGCAACTGTTGAGTTAAATCAATCTTTATTGGGCGACCTTCATTTTTTTGGAACAGAAGAGTCGATCACTCATGTAGGGATGGTCGTGGAAGGAAATACATTTATCCATACTCAAGGGTATGTAAAGGAAGAGTCTCTGGATGCGCATTCCACAATGGCAAATATGACTTTAATCGAAAAACGAATAGCAACCTGTTCAATTGCAGAGGTATTACTGGCGTGACATTGCAAAATGGATATCAGAAGAATGGTTCATTATTGAATCAAGCAGTTTTGGTGCTGAACACAAACTATTCCCCCTTGACGATTTGCACAGCACGGCGTGCGATTTGTTTAGATTATCTAAATAAGGTGGAAATTCTGGAATCCTATGGAGAAGAAGTTCATTCTCCATCTGTTTCTCTGCATCTGCCAAGCATTGTAAAATTAAGAGATTTTGTGAATTTCAATAGCATGAGTGTTGCCTTAAGTAGAAGAAATATCCTTCTTAGGGACGATCATAATTGTCAATATTGTTCAACAAAATCCGGTCCGTTTACGATTGATCATATTGTCCCGAAAGAACGCGGAGGTTCAGATTCATGGGAAAATTTGGTCACAGCTTGTCAACCTTGCAATAGAACAAAGGGAAACCGTACACCCGAAGAAGCAAAAATGCCCTTAAACAGGAACCCTAGAAAACCGAATAGAATACATTACTTTCAACAATTCATTAAGGACAAACAGGTGTCTTGGCGCCCTTATTTATTTTTAGATCCATTTTAATGAAAGCGAAACCTTTGATATGAAAAGAATCCTCAGCGGAATCCAGCCTTCCGGTCAATTGCATCTCGGAAATTATTTTGGCATGATGCAACGCATGATTCGGTACCAAAAAGAGAATGATCTCTTTTGCTGTATCGTGAATTATCATGCATTGACAACGGTTCAAGATGCTTCAACATTAAGTAAAAACACTCTTCAAGCTGCTATCGATTTTATTGCTTTGGGGATGGATCCGGAAGCATCTACATTTTGGGTTCAGGGCGACGTGCCGCAGGTCACAGAATTAACTTGGCTGATTTCTAATGTTACAGGCGTAGGTCTCATGGAACGTGGAACGTCTTACAAAGACAAAATAGCGCAGGGTTTAACGCCTAATATGGGGCTTTTCAATTATCCGATATTAATGGCCTCGGATATTCTGCTATTTGGCGGTGAACTTGTTCCGGTAGGAAAAGATCAGAAGCAACACTTAGAAATGACTCGCGATATTGCCAAGAAGTTTAATCGGACTTTTGGCGATGTTTTTGTTATCCCCGAACCTGACATAGCGGAAGAATTGCAGATGATTCCGGGAACGGATGGTCAAAAAATGAGCAAATCCTACGATAATATCATTCCCATATTTGGGAATGAAAAAGCGATAAAAAAGAGAGTGATGTCCATGGTGTCAGACTCAACTCAGATTGAGGAACCAAAGGATTTTTCATCACCCATTTTCCAACTTTTCTCTCTTTTTCTTGATTCAAATGAAGTTGTAGAATGGAAAACAAAAGCTTCGCAACCCGGACTTGGGTGGGGAGAAGTTAAATCATCTCTTTTTGAAAAAATGATGACTTATTTTGAAGACGCTCGTACGAAAAGAGAAGATTTAATCATTCATCAGGACGATGTAAAGGATATGCTTAAAACCGGAGCAAAAAAAGCATCTGCGATTGCAGATGAATATCTGGATAAGGCTAGAGAATCTACCGGAATTTCTTATGGCCGTTAACCCCTTTCAAGTCCGATTGAATAATTATGAGGGCCCACTGGACCTATTGCTTTATTTTATTCGCCGCGATGAAATGGATATTTATGATATCCCTATTGCCAAAATCACTGAGGAATACTTGACCACACTGGATCAGGCTCGTTCATCTAATGTGGGCATTGCCGGTGAATTTGTAGTCATGGCTGCTACGCTGATGCGAGTAAAAGCAAAAATGCTTTTACCCCGCCCGGAATTGGATGATGAAGGAGAACTTATTGATCCAAGAACGGAACTTATGCTTCAGCTTCAGGAATATACCCGGTTTAAAGATGCAGCCTCAAATTTGGATATTCTTGCCAATGAAGAAAATCAATTATTCAAGCGGACAACAAGAGAACTTTTGGATGAAGCTGAAGCAATCCCCGGATTATACTTAAAAACTGTTTCATTGTTTGATCTTGCAACGCATTTCAAAACGGCAATAGAAAATCGTCCTGTGATGAACCCGGTTGAACTCCATCGAGAAATTGCAAGTTTTGATGATCAAAAAAATAATATTCTTGCCTCTTTAGATGGTGAAGGGAAGCTCAGGTTTTCTACCCTTATCAACAAATTTAAATCCAAAATCGAAATGATTGTTGCATTTCTTGCATTGTTAGATTTGATTCGCTTAAAAGAAGTTGTCGTGTATCAAAATGAATTATTTGAGGATCTGGAAATTCATAAAGTAATTATAACCTGATGCGCCAAAACGAACAACTTCAAATATTGGAGGCACTATTATTTGCAAGTCCGGAGCCATTGAATCAAACACGGATGAATAATGCGTTTGAAGCTGACCCGCCAAAATTATCTGATTTAATTAAAAAGCTCCGGGATAAATATGAAAAGGAAAAACACGGATTCGAAGTAAGAAAAGTTGCGGGTGGCTATCAATTCGCAACCCGTGCAGATTTCAGCCCATGGGTTCGCCGATTAATTCAAAATCCTTCACAATTAAAATTATCAGGCGCAGCGCTTGAATCGCTTGCGATTGTAGCCTATAAGCAACCTTTAAGTAGATTTGAAATTGAATCTGTTCGTGGCGTGGATTGCTCGGGTGTACTAAAAACTTTATTGTCTCGTCAGTTGCTTAAAATTGCTGGAAGGGCCGAAGGTCCGGGCAGGCCTCTTTTGTACGGAACGACTAGGGAATTTTTAGAACATTTTGGTTTAGATCGTATTTCCGATCTACCGCGACTTCGTGAAATCACCGAATTAACTGCCACAGAAGAACCAAATTCTGACCATACCGATGCGTCTGAATAAATTCCTTGCGCATGCCGGAGTAGCATCCCGAAGAAAAGCGGATGAACTAATTCGCTCTGCGACCACTACGGTTAACGGGAAAATGGTAACAGATCCTGCTCTTGATGTGAATTCTACGGATGATATTTATTTTGATGGATCTCGCATAAAAATATCGGATGAAATGATTGTGTTGATGCTTCACAAACCGATAGGTTTCATTACCTCTGTCAGCGATCCGGAAGGCCGCCGAACAGTTATGGAATTGGTTCCTGTCAAGGAAAGAATGTTTCCGATTGGTAGGTTGGATCAAGATACTACAGGATTGTTATTATTAACCAATGATGGCGAACTTTCTCAAGCACTGTTACA
It encodes:
- a CDS encoding C40 family peptidase; its protein translation is MNSNLYTINVSVANLYERPDFNSPVVTQGLLGEECDILDEKNNWVKIRQWDKYVSWMNRFSGFANTKHYSGSHFVMDLHGIVFQNIAHTIPIRDVTFGSKLDAVPLDEANTYSVQLPDGSDGYYRGDLMHNFPDPTREELVLTAKRFLGSPYIWGGKSPKGFDCSGFVQTVFHSLGIDLPRDAIQQYECLKVATVELNQSLLGDLHFFGTEESITHVGMVVEGNTFIHTQGYVKEESLDAHSTMANMTLIEKRIATCSIAEVLLA
- a CDS encoding HNH endonuclease; the protein is MNQAVLVLNTNYSPLTICTARRAICLDYLNKVEILESYGEEVHSPSVSLHLPSIVKLRDFVNFNSMSVALSRRNILLRDDHNCQYCSTKSGPFTIDHIVPKERGGSDSWENLVTACQPCNRTKGNRTPEEAKMPLNRNPRKPNRIHYFQQFIKDKQVSWRPYLFLDPF
- the trpS gene encoding tryptophan--tRNA ligase, whose amino-acid sequence is MKRILSGIQPSGQLHLGNYFGMMQRMIRYQKENDLFCCIVNYHALTTVQDASTLSKNTLQAAIDFIALGMDPEASTFWVQGDVPQVTELTWLISNVTGVGLMERGTSYKDKIAQGLTPNMGLFNYPILMASDILLFGGELVPVGKDQKQHLEMTRDIAKKFNRTFGDVFVIPEPDIAEELQMIPGTDGQKMSKSYDNIIPIFGNEKAIKKRVMSMVSDSTQIEEPKDFSSPIFQLFSLFLDSNEVVEWKTKASQPGLGWGEVKSSLFEKMMTYFEDARTKREDLIIHQDDVKDMLKTGAKKASAIADEYLDKARESTGISYGR
- a CDS encoding segregation/condensation protein A, which produces MAVNPFQVRLNNYEGPLDLLLYFIRRDEMDIYDIPIAKITEEYLTTLDQARSSNVGIAGEFVVMAATLMRVKAKMLLPRPELDDEGELIDPRTELMLQLQEYTRFKDAASNLDILANEENQLFKRTTRELLDEAEAIPGLYLKTVSLFDLATHFKTAIENRPVMNPVELHREIASFDDQKNNILASLDGEGKLRFSTLINKFKSKIEMIVAFLALLDLIRLKEVVVYQNELFEDLEIHKVIIT
- the scpB gene encoding SMC-Scp complex subunit ScpB, producing MRQNEQLQILEALLFASPEPLNQTRMNNAFEADPPKLSDLIKKLRDKYEKEKHGFEVRKVAGGYQFATRADFSPWVRRLIQNPSQLKLSGAALESLAIVAYKQPLSRFEIESVRGVDCSGVLKTLLSRQLLKIAGRAEGPGRPLLYGTTREFLEHFGLDRISDLPRLREITELTATEEPNSDHTDASE